The Coffea arabica cultivar ET-39 chromosome 9e, Coffea Arabica ET-39 HiFi, whole genome shotgun sequence genome has a window encoding:
- the LOC140014857 gene encoding uncharacterized protein, with product MEDLQKFFRALDLKDDFSLGLMDRRHILIRLSNEADFYRIWSRNIWYVQDVSMRIFKWSTDFHVDRESSVVPVWFSLPKLPIHLFHKECLFSIVACLGWPLCVDTATAMGSRPSVARVCVEVDLQRELPERVWISVGDRMGFWQVLMAENLPKYCGLCLHQGHNEDDCRLKHPGPRLEQMGRLQVERTMQRYQQKKDPMAGHGTCTALGKAGKCDGGARVALEGLGREAAKKLVGQSQVLKSEGTETCGHRPGNGHGGIRSAVGGAPEGVAGTVVGVGQHQATLEAEVEATVAEPARGMVGVLSNGERGHAGPRELTDVNLSVMEMLVEEAIERAADSVMQAVAERVVVEETATVERNGQQRELQLGHCEAEPLQQPLMVSTGRSGEQRDVEAVEGRTIEISQVAGDLSPRMVVVPEPSSASLFVELNIEHPGDAGKGLRTSKGRGARVRIPSDRQLRGVSRSPNLRRLLRLVRTHGISVVAISEPKMNVSRIEGIRLRLAFDFTVVNQSGDLWIFFNAPCGMSIVRDSNQHISLSVHHPWLLGPLIFSFVHARCSMEERRELWASLLRDKPRASPWRIGGDFNVITAPHEKHGGRPFAMTEGVEFLSFMEEAGVFDAGFSSPSFTWCNNRRGRSRIWKRLDRLVMNEECLGVASAVSVVHLARHPSDHSPLKISFRSRLDNKPRPFRFLNMWTARPDLMEVIREAWNRDVQGSPLRIFCAKLMAVRRNIQRWNRQVFGNIFDAVKRAEAGLQRAEKVVETDASEEAQMELQGAQAELRRVLAVEEQF from the exons ATGGAGGACCTGCAAAAATTCTTCCGTGCGCTAGACTTGAAAGACGATTTTTCGCTGGGTTTGATGGATCGTCGGCATATTCTTATCCGGTTATCAAATGAGGCAGATTTTTATCGTATTTGGTCGCGTAATATCTGGTATGTTCAGGATGTTTCGATGAGAATTTTTAAGTGGTCGACGGATTTTCATGTCGATAGAGAATCCTCGGTTGTGCCAGTTTGGTTTTCCCTGCCCAAGCTGCCGATCCACCTCTTTCACAAAGAGTGTCTATTCTCCATCGTGGCATGCCTGGGTTGGCCGCTGTGCGTGGATACAGCTACTGCTATGGGCTCGCGGCCAAGCGTAGCAAGGGTATGTGTTGAGGTGGATCTGCAGAGGGAGCTTCCAGAAAGGGTCTGGATTTCAGTGGGGGATAGGATGGGTTTTTGGCAGGTTTTGATGGCGGAAAATCTCCCAAAATATTGCGGTTTGTGCCTACACCAGGGACATAATGAGGACGACTGCCGACTTAAGCATCCTGGGCCACGTCTTGAGCAGATGGGTCGCCTGCAGGTGGAGAGGACAATGCAGCGGTACCAGCAGAAGAAGGATCCCATGGCTGGGCATGGGACTTGCACGGCGTTGGGCAAGGCTGGAAAGTGTGACGGTGGCGCTAGAGTGGCGTTGGAGGGCCTTGGCAGGGAGGCGGCTAAGAAACTTGTGGGTCAGTCGCAAGTGCTG AAGAGCGAGGGCACGGAGACGTGTGGTCACAGACCAGGCAATGGGCACGGAGGGATTAGGTCCGCTGTTGGGGGCGCTCCTGAGGGGGTGGCCGGGACAGTTGTTGGGGTTGGGCAACACCAGGCAACGCTGGAGGCGGAAGTGGAGGCCACGGTTGCCGAACCAGCAAGGGGCATGGTGGGGGTGTTGAGTAATGGGGAGAGGGGACACGCTGGCCCCCGGGAGTTGACTGACGTTAATCTCTCGGTGATGGAGATGTTGGTGGAGGAGGCAATTGAGAGAGCTGCTGATAGTGTCATGCAGGCCGTGGCTGAGCGTGTCGTGGTAGAGGAAACGGCGACAGTGGAACGCAACGGGCAACAGAGGGAACTACAGCTGGGTCACTGCGAGGCCGAGCCTCTCCAGCAACCATTAATGGTATCTACGGGCAGGTCGGGTGAGCAAAGGGATGTAGAAGCGGTTGAAGGGAGGACCATTGAAATTTCCCAGGTTGCGGGCGATCTATCGCCAAGGATGGTTGTAGTGCCAGAGCCCAGCTCGGCATCACTGTTTGTGGAGCTGAATATTGAACACCCAGGTGATGCAGGGAAGGGGCTCAGAACGTCAAAGGGACGGGGAGCTCGGGTCCGGATCCCGTCAGACAGGCAGCTCAG AGGGGTTTCTAGAAGCCCTAACCTACGTAGATTACTTCGCTTAGTGAGAACGCATGGCATTTCAGTGGTAGCTATATCTGAACCTAAAATGAATGTTTCCCGTATCGAGGGCATCCGCTTGCGACTAGCATTTGATTTTACTGTTGTCAACCAATCGGGGGATCTCTGGATTTTCTTTAATGCTCCATGTGGTATGTCAATTGTGAGGGATTCTAATCAGCATATTTCATTATCTGTGCACCACCCGTGGTTACTAGGTCCCCTGATATTTTCTTTCGTCCATGCGAGGTGCTCGATGGAGGAACGGCGGGAGCTGTGGGCTAGTTTACTAAGGGATAAACCCCGGGCATCTCCGTGGCGTATTGGGGGGGATTTCAACGTCATAACGGCCCCTCACGAAAAGCATGGAGGCCGGCCCTTTGCCATGACTGAAGGGGTGGAGTTTTTGTCATTTATGGAGGAGGCAGGGGTCTTTGACGCTGGCTTCTCGAGTCCAAGTTTTACGTGGTGCAACAATAGGAGGGGACGGTCGCGGATTTGGAAGCGGCTTGATAGGTTAGTAATGAATGAGGAATGTCTTGGGGTAGCCTCGGCCGTATCTGTTGTTCATCTTGCTAGGCACCCGTCAGATCATTCTCCTCTGAAGATCTCATTTCGATCTAGGCTTGACAATAAACCACGGCCATTTCGGTTCTTGAATATGTGGACAGCAAGGCCGGACTTGATGGAGGTGATTCGAGAGGCCTGGAATAGGGACGTTCAAGGTTCCCCCTTGCGAATTTTTTGTGCAAAATTGATGGCGGTGCGGAGGAATATCCAGAGATGGAATAGGCAGGTCTTTGGGAATATCTTTGATGCGGTCAAGAGAGCGGAGGCAGGGCTCCAAAGAGCCGAGAAAGTTGTTGAGACTGACGCCTCTGAGGAGGCACAGATGGAGCTTCAAGGGGCCCAAGCTGAACTTAGACGGGTTCTAGCAGTGGAGGAGCAGTTCTAG